In Thermospira aquatica, the following proteins share a genomic window:
- a CDS encoding MFS transporter yields MEKTKAKLHRNVWLTGFTSFFTDVSTEIVYPLIQAFVSSILKSQAALVGPVLGIIEGVAESTASILKLFSGYISDKLGKRKSLTILGYSFSALAKVLFFIPYWVSVFSARILDRIGKGIRTAPRDALIAYSVDPSIKGKAFGLQRSMDFAGAFVGTLLSFVLITFVFRGVDRYAEPARFYPIFAIALIPAIIGVIFLFFTKEPNVEKKEAQMPKLSLKHYTPALRVFFLAQFFFTLGNSSNQFLLLRSQDLGNSLAMVTLMYLVFNFTTTLLSMPFGSLSDKIGRKGVLVTGYALYGLVYLLFGLAPANTPWMVWGLWILYGVYYALTEGAEKAFVSDLAPENSVATAIGFYNMIVGVTLLPASVIAGFLYRVAAPLPFWFGGVMALVNCLLIGFGVRVEKKA; encoded by the coding sequence ATGGAAAAAACAAAAGCAAAGCTTCATCGAAATGTCTGGCTGACGGGATTTACTTCGTTTTTTACTGATGTATCTACAGAGATAGTGTATCCCCTTATTCAAGCATTTGTAAGTTCGATTCTCAAGTCTCAGGCAGCTCTTGTTGGGCCTGTTCTTGGTATTATTGAGGGTGTGGCAGAGTCCACGGCAAGTATTTTGAAGCTTTTCTCCGGGTATATCTCGGACAAACTCGGGAAACGGAAAAGCCTCACGATTCTTGGCTACAGTTTTTCTGCGCTGGCCAAGGTGCTCTTCTTTATCCCGTATTGGGTGAGTGTGTTTTCTGCGAGGATCCTTGATCGTATCGGGAAAGGTATCAGGACAGCTCCCCGTGATGCTTTGATTGCGTATTCGGTAGATCCCTCGATAAAGGGAAAGGCTTTTGGGCTGCAGCGAAGCATGGATTTTGCCGGTGCTTTTGTGGGAACACTTCTGAGTTTTGTCTTGATTACGTTTGTATTTCGCGGGGTTGATCGCTATGCTGAACCGGCAAGGTTTTACCCTATCTTTGCTATTGCGTTGATTCCGGCGATTATCGGTGTGATTTTTCTCTTTTTTACAAAAGAGCCCAACGTAGAAAAAAAAGAAGCTCAGATGCCCAAACTCTCTCTCAAACATTATACGCCAGCTCTTCGGGTATTTTTCCTGGCGCAGTTTTTCTTTACCCTGGGCAATTCATCCAACCAGTTTCTCTTGCTCCGTTCCCAGGATCTCGGCAATAGTCTTGCCATGGTTACCCTGATGTATCTCGTGTTTAATTTTACTACGACGCTTCTTTCTATGCCTTTTGGTTCTTTGTCTGACAAGATAGGCAGAAAGGGAGTTCTTGTTACGGGGTATGCTCTCTATGGGTTGGTGTATCTTCTCTTTGGACTAGCTCCCGCCAATACTCCCTGGATGGTGTGGGGTCTCTGGATCCTCTATGGTGTTTACTATGCGCTTACGGAAGGAGCTGAAAAGGCGTTTGTCTCTGATCTTGCTCCCGAAAACTCGGTAGCAACAGCCATAGGATTTTACAACATGATTGTTGGTGTGACCCTTCTTCCTGCGAGTGTTATAGCGGGATTTTTGTACCGGGTGGCAGCTCCCCTTCCTTTCTGGTTTGGTGGGGTGATGGCCCTTGTTAACTGTCTTTTGATTGGGTTTGGCGTACGGGTGGAAAAGAAGGCTTGA
- a CDS encoding homocysteine S-methyltransferase family protein yields the protein MTWQDFLEKAQKGVAYSDGSMGVFLQQYGLGGEDCPELWNVTKPDIIQSVHRAYIEAGSDLVITNTLGGNSIKLESYHLADRLEELNAAGVRNAREASRGRAIVAADIGPTGHFVKPLGDLSFDEMVNIYKEQIVALANAGADALFFETHIDILELKAGILAAREVCDLPIIASVTFESDGRMVTGTSPEAAFTTLEALGVDIMGMNCGTGPKEMLAIMERVGHLFETPIIVQANAGLPHLVNGKTHYSETPESYVDTAIHMLEYGACVIGGCCGTTPEYIKLLIERSQKEKPYLHYKKRVVDFLKLSSRFEYHRIGHHLPFTIIGERINPTARKLLVEDILSGSFQRVREEALKQQQAGAHVLDVNMGIPQADEAKLMENAIDLLSTVVHIPLAIDTSSPLAAIRGMRHYPGKPLLNSITAEPERLALLPEIKKYGAAFVALPIDEHGIPESAEKRVAVMKRILSEAEKLGIDKKNILADPLVMTVSSDQKAPRQTLATLRAFREELGLFTTMGLSNISFGLPARSFINQAFLTMAIENGLNTAIVNPLDEQQMGLVRATDVLLERDPSAMEYIRLYSGQKTITPPSGTVAQTIEQRISEAVIKGHKDDIEKLLDEALEKGLKPKAILDELLIPAITEVGQLYEKRQYFLPQLLLSAETMQKAFAKLEPLLRSTGTTSQGTLVFATVQGDVHDIGKNIVILMLRNQGFEVIDLGKDVPAETIYRIARERKADIVGLSALMTTTMPRMAEFMELLKKENASFPVMVGGAAVNRQFAESIGAYYAVDAVDAIRVAQKILEKT from the coding sequence CTTTCTTGAAAAAGCACAAAAAGGTGTCGCGTATAGTGATGGTTCTATGGGTGTTTTTCTCCAGCAGTATGGACTGGGAGGAGAGGATTGTCCCGAACTCTGGAATGTGACAAAACCGGACATCATCCAGAGTGTGCATCGAGCCTATATCGAGGCTGGCAGTGATCTGGTAATTACGAATACGCTGGGAGGAAACAGTATCAAGCTGGAAAGTTATCATCTTGCCGATAGGCTTGAGGAGCTCAATGCGGCTGGTGTAAGAAATGCCAGAGAGGCTTCGAGAGGGAGGGCGATTGTTGCTGCAGATATTGGTCCCACCGGACATTTTGTCAAGCCCCTCGGGGATCTCTCGTTTGATGAGATGGTGAATATCTACAAAGAACAGATTGTTGCTCTTGCCAATGCAGGGGCTGATGCCCTTTTCTTTGAGACGCATATCGATATTCTCGAGCTCAAGGCAGGCATTCTGGCCGCACGGGAGGTATGTGATCTTCCTATCATTGCAAGTGTTACCTTTGAGTCGGATGGACGTATGGTTACCGGGACGAGCCCTGAGGCGGCTTTTACAACCCTGGAGGCTCTCGGGGTGGATATTATGGGGATGAACTGTGGTACTGGCCCAAAGGAAATGCTTGCTATCATGGAACGTGTGGGGCATCTTTTTGAGACGCCTATTATTGTCCAGGCAAATGCTGGACTTCCCCATCTGGTGAATGGAAAAACCCATTACAGTGAAACGCCGGAAAGCTATGTGGATACCGCCATTCACATGCTGGAGTATGGTGCATGTGTGATCGGGGGATGTTGTGGCACAACACCGGAGTACATCAAGCTTCTCATCGAACGGAGTCAAAAAGAAAAACCTTACCTTCACTATAAGAAACGGGTTGTGGATTTTCTTAAACTTTCCAGCCGTTTTGAGTATCACCGAATAGGGCATCATCTCCCTTTTACGATTATCGGGGAAAGGATCAATCCAACGGCACGCAAGCTTCTTGTTGAGGATATTCTCTCGGGGAGTTTTCAACGTGTGAGAGAAGAGGCTCTCAAACAGCAACAGGCGGGGGCACATGTTCTTGATGTGAATATGGGTATTCCTCAGGCAGATGAGGCAAAGCTTATGGAAAATGCCATTGATCTTCTCTCAACTGTGGTTCATATACCCCTTGCCATTGATACATCTTCGCCGCTTGCGGCTATTCGAGGTATGAGGCATTATCCAGGGAAACCGTTGTTAAACTCTATTACTGCGGAACCTGAGAGGCTTGCCCTTCTCCCTGAGATTAAAAAATACGGAGCGGCTTTTGTGGCTCTTCCTATCGATGAACATGGAATTCCCGAAAGTGCGGAAAAAAGGGTGGCTGTGATGAAGCGAATTCTTTCTGAGGCAGAGAAGCTCGGCATAGACAAGAAAAATATCCTTGCCGATCCTCTGGTGATGACTGTTTCTTCTGATCAGAAGGCGCCACGACAAACCCTTGCTACCCTCAGAGCTTTTCGGGAGGAGCTTGGGCTTTTTACGACCATGGGACTTTCGAATATTTCGTTTGGTCTGCCGGCACGGAGTTTTATCAACCAGGCTTTTCTCACCATGGCTATCGAAAATGGTTTGAATACAGCTATAGTGAATCCGCTTGATGAACAGCAAATGGGACTTGTGAGAGCGACGGATGTGCTTCTCGAACGGGATCCCTCTGCTATGGAGTATATTCGGCTGTACAGTGGACAAAAAACCATCACACCTCCTTCTGGTACGGTTGCCCAGACCATAGAGCAGAGAATATCTGAGGCCGTGATCAAAGGGCATAAAGACGATATCGAAAAACTCCTTGATGAAGCCCTTGAAAAAGGGCTCAAGCCAAAGGCTATCCTTGATGAACTTCTCATTCCGGCTATTACAGAGGTTGGACAACTCTACGAAAAGAGGCAGTACTTTCTTCCCCAACTTCTTCTCTCTGCTGAAACGATGCAAAAAGCCTTTGCAAAGCTGGAGCCACTGCTTCGATCTACAGGCACAACTTCCCAGGGAACGCTGGTTTTTGCCACCGTTCAGGGGGATGTGCATGATATAGGCAAAAACATTGTCATCCTTATGCTACGAAACCAGGGGTTTGAGGTGATCGATCTGGGCAAAGACGTGCCTGCGGAAACCATTTATAGAATTGCCAGAGAAAGAAAGGCTGATATTGTTGGGCTTTCTGCACTTATGACGACTACCATGCCACGGATGGCAGAGTTTATGGAACTTCTCAAGAAGGAAAACGCATCTTTTCCTGTGATGGTAGGTGGGGCGGCGGTCAATCGCCAGTTTGCCGAGAGTATTGGGGCGTACTACGCCGTGGATGCTGTTGATGCTATTCGTGTCGCGCAAAAAATTCTTGAAAAAACGTAA
- a CDS encoding GtrA family protein translates to MKKLLHTNHFAEMLRFGFVGVVNTLVDIGVFSLAIFLGIPRVFSQVAGYLAGTINSFFWNKHFTFRDKDHTDILKVMLFVGVNLVSLGASSWGIFLLPLMGMPLWLAKGCVTILSLAINFFGYRWLVFRKK, encoded by the coding sequence ATGAAAAAACTTCTTCACACTAATCATTTCGCAGAGATGCTACGGTTTGGCTTTGTGGGAGTGGTAAACACCCTCGTGGATATTGGAGTATTCTCTCTTGCAATTTTTTTGGGTATCCCGCGCGTTTTTTCTCAAGTGGCCGGGTACCTTGCAGGAACGATCAACAGTTTCTTCTGGAATAAGCATTTCACCTTTCGGGACAAAGACCACACAGACATTCTCAAAGTTATGCTTTTTGTAGGGGTGAATCTTGTCTCTCTTGGTGCCTCATCGTGGGGGATTTTTCTTCTTCCCCTGATGGGGATGCCCCTCTGGCTTGCCAAGGGATGTGTCACGATCCTTTCCCTTGCCATAAACTTTTTCGGTTACCGATGGTTGGTTTTCCGAAAAAAATAA
- a CDS encoding GGDEF domain-containing protein, whose translation MWTEEMDRELLDLLSQYNYAPELLDLAIEQTFPSLSRQDVYQRIFFLLGRVQLLPAEVSAEWQAFLDYHQELMRLLGRPVSIQVAFLDFFYERKNYYHDPIVLERSVYNYTKAQTFVDSLTGLYNYRFLRDFLHKESKRASRHNEMFSVILIDIDDFKNINDRFGHIAGDIVLQHTAKMMLDVLRQEDIAIRYGGDEFMIILPETNLEGAKRCADRLLALMKETSISFHDTPLHISYSMGLATFGYHSKEALLLLELADRALYAAKKAGKGCWRTTEVNYLSSS comes from the coding sequence ATGTGGACAGAAGAGATGGATAGAGAACTTCTTGATCTCCTCTCCCAGTACAACTACGCCCCCGAGCTTCTCGACCTAGCCATCGAACAAACATTTCCCTCACTATCACGACAGGATGTCTACCAGAGGATATTTTTCTTGCTCGGAAGGGTTCAGCTCCTTCCCGCAGAAGTCTCTGCCGAATGGCAGGCCTTTCTCGACTACCATCAGGAGCTCATGCGTCTCTTGGGACGACCTGTCTCTATTCAGGTGGCTTTTCTGGACTTTTTCTATGAGAGGAAAAACTACTACCACGACCCTATCGTTCTTGAGAGAAGTGTCTACAATTATACCAAAGCTCAGACCTTTGTCGACAGCCTTACAGGCTTGTATAACTACCGCTTTCTCAGAGATTTTCTGCATAAGGAAAGCAAAAGAGCCAGCCGGCACAACGAGATGTTTAGTGTGATCCTCATCGACATCGATGATTTCAAAAACATCAATGACAGGTTTGGTCATATAGCAGGAGATATTGTCCTCCAGCACACCGCCAAAATGATGCTCGATGTATTACGCCAGGAGGATATTGCTATCCGCTATGGGGGAGATGAGTTTATGATCATTTTGCCCGAAACAAACCTGGAGGGGGCAAAACGATGTGCCGACCGCCTCCTTGCCCTGATGAAGGAAACCTCGATTTCTTTTCACGATACCCCTCTCCACATAAGCTATAGTATGGGGCTTGCTACCTTTGGCTATCACAGCAAAGAGGCACTTCTCTTGCTCGAACTCGCCGACCGCGCCCTCTACGCTGCCAAAAAAGCGGGGAAGGGATGCTGGCGCACCACTGAAGTAAATTATCTTTCTTCCTCGTAA
- a CDS encoding GspE/PulE family protein — MAKNLGDILIQEGIVEPLLIKKAIELQKKSHKRLGTILIEMGVLSSEQLYHVLEKQLGVPFVRVIDEPLQEQVFQILDIAFCRKHGIAPVLTPKGTIKIYISEPLLPSLMNQISFRTGQKVEIAYATDEAIQVYLAHYEGKTPSLLQSPEENEIPSEGEDSETTSPAVQLLQHYIEEAIQRKASDIHFEHLIHGVRVRFRIDGVLYDIDRPSEDIYPALISRLKILSELDISEKRLPQDGRITIEYQQRSVDIRVSIIPTVNGENAVLRILDKGKEVLSLEQLGMPEFLVSIVKQAAERPHGMILVTGPTGSGKTTTLYGVLKHIAQFNKKILTIEDPVEYQMDGISQVQAHSEIGLTFAAGLRAFLRHDPDVIMVGEIRDKETADIAIRAALTGHLVLSTIHTNDAASTLTRLVDMDIPPYLLTATINLVLAQRLVRKLCTECAEKVPLTPLDHQTHPWTEGLKYHWKPKGCPVCHHTGFLGRLPIFEYIVLNEKIKKAILAGVSSFELKETARNLGMLTLLDQGKTLVENGTTSIEEVEKVTMWSE, encoded by the coding sequence ATGGCAAAAAATCTTGGTGACATTCTTATCCAGGAGGGAATTGTTGAGCCTCTCCTCATCAAAAAAGCCATAGAACTTCAAAAGAAAAGTCACAAACGACTGGGCACCATTCTTATTGAAATGGGAGTGCTTTCCTCCGAACAGCTTTACCACGTGCTTGAAAAACAGCTTGGTGTTCCTTTTGTACGCGTTATTGACGAGCCTTTGCAGGAACAGGTTTTTCAAATCCTGGATATAGCCTTCTGTCGAAAACATGGGATTGCTCCCGTCCTCACCCCAAAAGGTACCATAAAAATATACATCTCAGAACCCCTTCTACCATCTCTCATGAATCAGATCTCTTTCCGTACCGGGCAAAAGGTGGAGATAGCCTATGCTACCGATGAAGCCATCCAGGTTTACCTTGCCCACTATGAAGGCAAAACCCCCTCTCTTCTCCAGAGTCCAGAAGAAAACGAGATACCATCTGAGGGGGAAGATTCTGAAACCACATCCCCCGCTGTTCAACTCCTTCAGCACTACATCGAAGAAGCCATCCAGAGAAAAGCCTCTGATATCCACTTCGAGCATCTCATCCATGGGGTACGGGTCCGATTCCGTATCGATGGGGTGTTGTACGACATTGACAGACCTTCAGAAGATATCTATCCCGCCCTCATCTCCCGTTTAAAAATCCTCTCAGAACTTGACATCTCTGAGAAACGCCTCCCCCAGGATGGACGTATCACTATCGAATACCAACAAAGAAGTGTCGACATACGTGTCTCTATCATCCCTACCGTCAATGGGGAAAATGCCGTCCTCCGTATCCTGGACAAGGGCAAAGAGGTCCTCTCCCTGGAACAATTGGGGATGCCAGAGTTTCTCGTTTCCATTGTGAAGCAGGCAGCCGAAAGACCCCACGGTATGATTCTTGTCACCGGTCCAACAGGCAGCGGAAAAACCACGACCCTCTACGGCGTGCTCAAACATATCGCCCAGTTTAACAAAAAAATCCTCACCATTGAAGACCCTGTAGAATACCAGATGGATGGAATTTCCCAGGTCCAGGCACATAGCGAAATTGGCCTCACCTTTGCAGCAGGGCTGCGGGCGTTTCTCCGCCATGACCCCGATGTCATCATGGTAGGTGAAATCCGGGACAAAGAAACTGCAGATATAGCGATCCGTGCGGCCCTCACAGGTCACCTCGTCCTCTCCACCATTCACACCAACGATGCAGCAAGTACCCTCACGCGTCTGGTGGATATGGATATCCCGCCGTATCTTCTTACGGCCACGATCAACCTCGTTCTCGCCCAGAGACTCGTGAGAAAACTCTGCACTGAATGCGCTGAAAAGGTGCCGCTCACTCCCCTGGACCATCAGACCCACCCCTGGACAGAAGGACTCAAGTATCACTGGAAACCAAAAGGCTGTCCTGTCTGTCATCATACAGGCTTTCTGGGACGACTCCCTATCTTTGAGTACATTGTCTTGAACGAAAAGATTAAAAAAGCCATCCTCGCCGGCGTTTCATCGTTTGAACTCAAGGAAACTGCCAGAAATCTCGGCATGCTCACTCTCCTTGATCAGGGCAAAACCCTCGTCGAAAACGGCACCACCTCCATAGAAGAGGTGGAAAAAGTAACCATGTGGAGTGAATGA
- the ptsP gene encoding phosphoenolpyruvate--protein phosphotransferase produces the protein MGYFLRGIPISRGIAIGRVVLRHDLMKNIRYTRIEAEKVMDEIEAYQKALETIRQETLVMREQAQQRLSDKNTSILDFHYNLIQEDFFQKDVIKRIESDYYNALSALHYELSLLKKRFEELESDYFQARFLDIKELANRIAHVLQGGVVERPTRENPAIIVAEEISSAEVLHLEKGAVQGLATESGSTTSHAAIIAESLEIPAVFGIKDLFNFIKKGDTIIVDGYKGIVIINPDEATVHSYEQLQRNYIAQEEANFHLINLPSRTTDDVGITLMANVSNSMELNIALRHGAEGIGLLRSEMIFMQNQRMMNENEQFDLYREFLILFSGKPVTIRTLDLGGDKFLNNPVHEANPFLGWRSIRIFLKEKDFFKQQLRAIMRSSVFNDNVKILIPMISSLSEVQQIKAILQECIAELKKEGRPFNYKIPLGIMVEIPSAAVMASTLIKEVDFFSIGTNDLVQYTLATDRGNPNVSEYYQPLNPAVLALIRLTIRAATAQRKPVSVCGEMARDPLYVRLLLGMGLRIFSVNPAYLPLVKSILLKSSAQQTKELWNTVKKLKTHEEIGEVLREDLKKHCPEIYDSYFYEEER, from the coding sequence ATGGGATATTTTTTGAGGGGAATTCCGATCTCTCGAGGGATAGCTATAGGGCGAGTGGTCTTACGACATGATCTCATGAAAAACATTCGTTATACGCGGATTGAGGCTGAAAAAGTTATGGATGAGATTGAAGCGTATCAAAAAGCGCTCGAAACCATTCGCCAGGAAACGCTAGTGATGCGGGAACAGGCTCAACAACGTCTCTCTGATAAAAACACAAGTATACTTGATTTTCATTACAATCTGATCCAGGAAGACTTTTTTCAAAAGGATGTGATTAAGCGTATAGAAAGTGATTACTATAATGCCCTGTCTGCTCTCCATTATGAGCTTTCTCTTTTGAAAAAGAGGTTTGAGGAACTCGAGAGTGATTATTTTCAGGCAAGGTTTCTGGATATCAAGGAACTTGCCAATCGTATAGCCCATGTGCTTCAAGGGGGGGTTGTTGAACGCCCTACCAGAGAAAATCCTGCTATTATTGTAGCCGAGGAAATATCCTCAGCAGAGGTGCTTCATCTTGAAAAAGGGGCAGTACAGGGGCTCGCTACCGAGAGCGGAAGCACAACCTCTCATGCGGCTATTATTGCTGAGTCTCTTGAGATCCCGGCGGTTTTTGGTATCAAGGATCTCTTTAATTTCATCAAAAAAGGTGATACTATCATTGTAGACGGATACAAGGGTATTGTGATCATCAATCCTGATGAGGCAACCGTTCACTCCTATGAACAGCTTCAAAGAAACTATATCGCTCAAGAAGAGGCGAATTTTCATCTTATTAATCTTCCTTCTCGCACCACTGATGATGTAGGTATTACCCTTATGGCGAATGTTTCCAATTCTATGGAACTCAATATCGCATTGCGTCATGGGGCAGAGGGGATTGGACTCTTACGAAGTGAGATGATCTTTATGCAAAATCAGCGTATGATGAATGAGAATGAGCAATTTGATCTCTATCGCGAGTTTCTTATTCTCTTTTCGGGAAAACCTGTCACCATACGAACGCTTGATCTGGGAGGAGATAAGTTTCTCAATAATCCTGTTCATGAAGCCAATCCCTTTTTGGGGTGGCGTTCTATCCGTATTTTCTTAAAAGAAAAGGATTTTTTTAAACAGCAACTCAGAGCCATCATGCGTTCAAGTGTTTTTAATGACAACGTAAAAATTCTTATTCCCATGATTTCGAGTCTCAGTGAGGTTCAGCAGATCAAGGCTATCCTGCAGGAATGTATTGCTGAGCTTAAAAAAGAAGGGCGGCCTTTTAACTACAAGATCCCTCTTGGAATTATGGTGGAGATTCCTTCAGCAGCGGTTATGGCTTCTACCTTGATTAAGGAGGTTGATTTCTTTAGCATAGGGACAAACGATCTGGTGCAGTATACCTTGGCTACCGATCGAGGAAATCCTAACGTAAGTGAATACTATCAGCCACTGAATCCTGCTGTTTTGGCTTTGATACGACTTACTATTCGAGCGGCAACAGCTCAGCGCAAGCCTGTTTCTGTGTGTGGAGAAATGGCACGCGATCCTCTCTATGTTCGTCTCCTTCTGGGGATGGGGCTGAGAATCTTTAGTGTGAATCCGGCCTATCTACCACTGGTGAAGTCCATTCTTCTCAAGTCTTCAGCGCAACAAACGAAGGAGTTGTGGAACACCGTGAAAAAGCTTAAAACCCATGAAGAGATTGGTGAGGTGCTGAGGGAGGACTTGAAAAAGCATTGTCCGGAGATTTACGATTCTTATTTTTACGAGGAAGAAAGATAA
- a CDS encoding glycosyltransferase family 2 protein, whose translation MPPRICFILPCYEEEKALSHTLPRIKEKYTSLVEKKLISPESRILFVDDGSQDNTWKILSAASEKDPIILALKLSRNYGHQNALLAGITEAYHLDFDATITMDADLQDDMDALDEFIKKYLEGYQVVYGVRSDRSTDSFFKRETALAFYNMMRFFQVPLVYNHADYRLLGRPAVEALLAFPERNLFLRGIIPLLGFPSTEVFYKRQERIAGHTKYPLKKMIAFALNGITSFSIQPIRLITFGGFVVSLMSIGILFYALFQKMAGKTVSGWTSVIFSLWFLGGLVLLSLGVIGEYIGRIYLEVKSRPRFFIEQKKGKNFHEKTSSH comes from the coding sequence ATGCCCCCAAGGATTTGTTTTATTCTTCCCTGTTACGAAGAAGAAAAAGCCCTTTCCCACACCCTCCCCAGGATAAAAGAAAAATACACCTCCCTTGTCGAAAAAAAGCTCATCTCCCCTGAGAGTCGTATTCTCTTTGTTGATGATGGAAGTCAGGACAATACATGGAAAATCCTTTCCGCAGCAAGTGAAAAAGACCCCATCATCCTTGCGCTCAAACTCTCCAGAAACTACGGCCACCAGAACGCCCTTTTAGCAGGTATTACAGAAGCGTATCATCTTGACTTTGATGCTACGATCACGATGGATGCTGATCTCCAGGATGACATGGATGCTCTCGACGAGTTTATCAAAAAATACCTTGAAGGTTACCAAGTGGTATACGGGGTGCGTTCCGATCGAAGTACAGACTCCTTTTTCAAACGAGAAACAGCCCTCGCCTTCTACAATATGATGCGATTCTTCCAGGTGCCCCTGGTATACAACCATGCGGATTATCGCCTCCTGGGGCGCCCTGCCGTAGAAGCACTCCTTGCCTTCCCCGAGAGAAATCTTTTCCTCCGTGGGATCATTCCTCTCCTTGGGTTTCCCTCCACGGAGGTATTTTACAAGCGACAGGAACGAATTGCAGGCCATACCAAATACCCTCTCAAAAAAATGATTGCGTTTGCCCTCAACGGCATTACGTCATTCTCCATTCAGCCCATTCGACTCATCACTTTTGGAGGATTTGTGGTTTCTCTGATGAGCATAGGGATCCTCTTCTATGCCCTTTTCCAGAAGATGGCCGGAAAAACGGTGAGTGGCTGGACATCTGTGATATTCTCCCTGTGGTTTCTCGGAGGACTTGTTCTGCTCTCCCTGGGAGTGATAGGGGAGTATATAGGCCGTATCTATCTTGAGGTCAAATCCCGCCCCCGCTTTTTCATAGAACAGAAAAAGGGAAAGAATTTTCATGAAAAAACTTCTTCACACTAA
- a CDS encoding type II secretion system F family protein encodes MLFQYEGYTTDGSSQRGIIEAKDKQDAALKLYQREIVIVSLTEAKNRKPTISLKDQILFTRLLTNALSAHLPLTRALEIIAQEFPQRHPLKLITLDLIRQIQGGESLSQAMEMHPEAFSPFAVSMVKAGEESGELASTVNSLLHYLQKRLTISQKISSALLYPGFIFVFALAVLFFFAFVLIPQFEQNYAQFGAELPLFTRVLMSGTRILREWAWLAVLVVGLGIGGYLLMREKRWFRHWKDSTLLSLPLVGDLLNKDILTRFSRTLSVLLSSDVVLSEALELCRGVVENMIYEDMITRAIQDINQGRKLTDSFRQNRFLPPTFIQMIGMGEETSRIDQLSGYLADFYERDVDSAVEKITTLLTPILIIFIGIIVGFIIVALFLPIFQLSKIL; translated from the coding sequence ATGCTCTTTCAATACGAAGGCTACACCACAGATGGAAGCTCCCAGCGCGGGATCATAGAGGCAAAAGACAAACAGGACGCAGCCCTCAAGCTGTACCAGCGAGAAATCGTGATCGTCAGCCTCACAGAGGCAAAAAACCGAAAACCCACCATATCTCTCAAAGACCAGATTCTTTTCACCCGTTTGCTTACCAATGCCCTCAGTGCCCATCTCCCTCTCACCCGTGCACTTGAGATTATCGCCCAGGAGTTTCCCCAGCGTCACCCCCTCAAGCTGATCACACTTGATCTCATCCGCCAAATCCAGGGAGGGGAATCCCTTTCCCAGGCCATGGAAATGCATCCTGAGGCGTTTTCTCCCTTTGCCGTCAGCATGGTAAAAGCCGGAGAAGAATCAGGTGAGCTTGCCTCGACGGTCAATTCTTTGCTTCATTACCTTCAGAAACGACTCACCATTTCACAAAAGATCAGTTCAGCCCTGCTTTATCCGGGATTTATCTTTGTATTTGCTCTCGCTGTTCTTTTCTTTTTTGCTTTTGTCCTTATCCCCCAGTTTGAACAGAACTACGCTCAGTTTGGAGCGGAGTTGCCACTCTTTACGAGAGTTTTGATGAGCGGAACACGTATCCTTCGAGAGTGGGCGTGGTTGGCTGTTCTTGTGGTTGGACTTGGCATTGGGGGATATCTTCTCATGAGAGAGAAAAGATGGTTCCGCCATTGGAAAGATAGTACACTCCTTTCTCTTCCTCTTGTGGGGGATCTTCTCAACAAGGATATTCTTACCAGGTTTTCTCGCACGCTCTCGGTTCTCCTCTCAAGTGATGTGGTCCTCTCCGAAGCTCTGGAATTGTGCCGTGGAGTAGTGGAAAACATGATCTACGAGGATATGATCACACGGGCGATTCAGGATATCAATCAGGGAAGAAAACTCACGGACAGTTTTCGTCAGAATCGCTTTCTTCCACCAACGTTTATCCAGATGATCGGCATGGGAGAAGAAACCAGCCGCATTGATCAACTCAGTGGATACCTTGCCGACTTCTATGAACGGGATGTAGATAGTGCTGTAGAAAAAATCACCACCCTCCTCACCCCCATTCTGATTATTTTCATTGGAATTATTGTGGGCTTCATTATCGTTGCCCTTTTCTTGCCCATCTTTCAGTTAAGTAAAATTCTCTAA